GTTGCAGATATGCAGGAAGCGCTGCATGCAGTGAACCTGTTAAGCGATGCGGCAAAAGGCAGAGCAAGCTTTTTTGTGCTCAACGACTTTGAAAAAGATATAAAGCCGGATATTGATTCCGGAATTTTTAATGCAATTAAAGCTATTGATGTAGTAGAAGCAGATTCAAAATATGAGCACCTGGTAGCATATCTTCTTTCAGGAGTTTTTTTACTGGGAGATGAAAATGAAGTTGATTTTTCAGCCTTTCCAAAAGAAGCCAGGCTCATTTCAAAGAATGGGAAATACATCCGTACACTTCATGGTATTTCCGGTGGACAGGTGGGAGCATTTTCCGGAAAACGTCTGGGAAGAATTAAAAATTTAAAATCCCTGGAGTCAGAAATTAATGAATTGAAAGACAAAGAAAACTTATTACAGCAGAGTGCCCAGAATCTTCAGCTGGAATTGGCGCGGCTTAAAAACTCTTCACGCTCATCAGAACTGAATAACGTGAGAGAAGAGCATAACCAGGTTAAAAATAAGGTTACAGGAATAATAGCCAAATTGGAAAATCTCGATGGTTTTTTTGCTCATCACCGGGTTCGAATGGAGGCCATTGAAGAATCTCTGCTTAAGCTGGAAGAAGAGCAAACCCAGCTGAAGGTGCAACACTCTATACTCTCCGATAAAAAATCCGGGCAGCAGGAATTGCTTATCCGGCTTTCATCCGAATTAGCATCTGTTGAATCAGGACTTTCATTAGCGTCGGAGCAGTTTAATCAGAAGAATATTTTATACCTGCAGCAACAGAATAAGATTTCACATATGCAGCGGGAACTCGAATATAAAAATCAGCAGTTTCAGGCCACTCAGCAACTGATTGAGAAAAACAAAATAGAGCTGCAGGAAATAGATGAGGGAATAATAATTCTTCAGGAGAAGTTACGACTTGTGGAAACGGAGATTATCCATGACTACGGTGTTAAAGATGCTATGGCAAAGGCGATTACTGATGCTGAGCAAACCTACTATGAAAGCCGTGGTAAAATTAATGAGGCAGAAGAGCAGATTCGAATGCATACAAAAAATAAGGAACAGGTTGACCATTTGCTGAACGAGATACATGATAAGGTTACCGAATTAAAGATCCAGTTGAATTCGCTTAAAGATCGCCTGCAAATTGAATTTAAAGTAGATATTGAGTCGTTGATGGAACGGGAGCCTGATATAGAATTAAACGCGGAAGAGCTGAAGCAGAAAGCGGAGCGCTACCGGAACCGTATTGATACCTATGGAGAAATAAATCCTATGGCAATGGAGGCGTTTAATGAAATGAAGCAGCGCCACGACTTTATAGTGTCTCAAAAAACAGATTTGATGAATGCTAAAACTTCGTTAATGGAGACGATTGGTGAAATTGAGAACACTGCGAAAACACAGTTTCTTTCAGCCTTTAGCTCCATTAAGGAAAACTTTATCAGGACATTTAAAAGCTTGTTCACTGAAGAAGATGAGTGCGACCTGATTTTGGAAAATCAGGATAATATACTCGAGTCGAAGATACAGATCATTGCGAAGCCAAAGGGCAAGCGGCCTCAGATCATTGATCAGTTGTCCGGAGGTGAAAAAACGCTGACAGCTATTTCACTTTTGTTTGCACTTTATCTTTATAAGCCTGCACCTTTTTGCATACTCGATGAGGTGGATGCGCCTTTAGATGATGCGAACATTACGAAGTTCAATAAAATCATACGCGACTTCTCCGAGCGCTCACAGTTCGTGCTGGTCACACATAATAAGCAAACGATGGCAGCGGTGGATGTTATCTACGGCATTACGATGCAGGAGGAAGGAGTTTCAAAAGTGGTTCCGGTTGACTTCAGAAGCTTGAATTAATCGGCCTTGTCTAAAGTTTTTCCAAACCACATCTGGGCCGTTTCGTCTCTCGCACAAAATCATCTTCCCATTAACATCTATAGTGCATATCCTTCTTCCTCTGTTCCTGGGGCAAGTCTTAGGGCGAGCCATTGCGTTGCCTGACTTGAGCTTAAACTGCGCAAGCGTAAGATCGCAGGCTCACGCACAACGTAATTATTTCGCCTCTTTCGCCCAGCTGTCTTTCAGCGTTACCGTCCGGTTAAAAATTAAATTATCTTCTTTCGAATCTTTATCGAGGCAGAAGTATCCTTTACGAATAAATTGATAGCTCTCGCCGAACCTTGCATTTTTTAATGAAGGTTCTACAAATGCATTTTCAACTATTTTCAAACTATCGGGATTGATGTACGATTTGAAATCCTCAATTTGTCCATCAGGATTTTCGACTAGAAATAAGCGATCGTATAATAATAGCTTCGCCGATAAAGCATGTAATGCATTCACCCAATGAATAGTGCCTTTCACATGCAGGCCGGTAGTATCATTCCCGCTTTTGCTTTCCGGCAAATAGGTGCAATGGATCTCTTGTATATTTCCGCTTTCATCTTTAGTAAAGCTTTCACAAGTGATAATGTAGGCATTTTTAAGACGGACCGTTAAGCCTACACCCAGGCGAAAAAACTTCTTTGAGGGATTTTCCATGAAGTCTTCGCGCTCGATCCATAATTCGCGGCTGAATGGCAATAAACGAGTTCCCCCGCCATTTTCAATATCGGGATTATTTTCACCAATCAAATCTTCTGATTGGGTTTCAGGATAATTGGTGATGATCAATTTTACCGGGTCGAAAACCGCCATTTTTCGCAGGGCTTTTTTATTTAAATCTTCGCGGACACAAAATTCAAGCAATTCAACGTCGATAGTATTTTCTCTTCGTTGCACGCCTATTTTATCACAGAATGTATGGATGCTTTCCGGTGTGTATCCGCGCCTGCGAAATCCGGATAGGGTAGGCATTCGCGGATCATCCCAGCCTGTCACCATTTTTTCATTCACCAATTCCAATAATTTTCGCTTGCTCATTACGGTGTACGTCATGTTTAACCTCGCAAATTCATATTGCCTCGAAGGAAAAATCTCCAGTTTTTCGATAAACCACTCATACAGTGGGCGGTGCACTTCAAATTCAAGCGTACAAATGGAATGCGTTATTTTTTCAATGGAATCGCTTTGACCATGCGCGAAATCGTACATAGGGTAAATGCACCATTTGGTACCGGTGCGGTGATGCGCTACGTATTTTATCCTGTACATGATGGGATCGCGCAATTGCATATTGGGTGAAGCCATGTCAATTTTAGCGCGTAACACTTTTTCACCTTCCTGAAACTCACCTTTTTGCATTCGTTCAAAAAGATTAAGGTTTTCCTCAATGCTGCGATTACGGTGCGGACTTTTTTTACCGGGCTCATTCGGCGTTCCTTTGGAAGCGGCAATCTCTTCAGCGGAGAGGTCATCAACGTATGCGCATCCCTTTTTAATCAAGGTCATAGCAAATCCATACAATTGATCAAAATAATCAGAAGCATAATATTCATTCGTCCATTTAAATCCTAACCAGGTAATATCTTCTTTAATGCTGTCAACGTATTCCGTTTCCTCAGTTTCAGGATTAGTATCATCAAAGCGAAGATTGGTTTGCCCTTCAAACTTTTGCGCCAGGCCGAAATTGAGGCATATGCTTTTGGCATGCCC
This is a stretch of genomic DNA from Chitinophagales bacterium. It encodes these proteins:
- the smc gene encoding chromosome segregation protein SMC — encoded protein: MRLISLEIKGFKSFPEKTTINFNDSITGVVGPNGCGKSNVVDAIRWVLGEQKTTMLRSEKMENVIFNGTKVRKPSSLAEVSLTFENDRNLLPTEYHTLTISRHYYRNGDSEYKLNNITCRLKDITSLFLDTGISSDSYAIIELQMIDEILNDKDNSRRKLFEQAAGISKYKARKKETLNKLEATQLDLNRVDDLLFEIENNLKALEGQAKKTERYYKLKEEYRNLSIELALFTLDDFKKSFDSLKSSQQQEEEKKIAQETQIILLEATLQKEKSENILKEKRMIAAQREQNEFVTAIRQKENEKNILSENLKFKEDKKQSIIVQNQKASEELNIIADAIDTLHADSKNENALLAMSVTARDLSKISLDGLRADYTSTKLRLDDQAKLFHETEKEFSEIERESSINEVKKLNLLQEKERARIDHTNRKMEQEQLHSLHNTYKNEEQHKKDLLLELTDATDQLQQEVNRNEESVEEVRDQLRGIHRDLDARQNEYNLTKSFIDNMEGFPESIKYLKQQSDWTSNAKLLSDIVSCPSEYRIAVENFLEPWLNFYVVADMQEALHAVNLLSDAAKGRASFFVLNDFEKDIKPDIDSGIFNAIKAIDVVEADSKYEHLVAYLLSGVFLLGDENEVDFSAFPKEARLISKNGKYIRTLHGISGGQVGAFSGKRLGRIKNLKSLESEINELKDKENLLQQSAQNLQLELARLKNSSRSSELNNVREEHNQVKNKVTGIIAKLENLDGFFAHHRVRMEAIEESLLKLEEEQTQLKVQHSILSDKKSGQQELLIRLSSELASVESGLSLASEQFNQKNILYLQQQNKISHMQRELEYKNQQFQATQQLIEKNKIELQEIDEGIIILQEKLRLVETEIIHDYGVKDAMAKAITDAEQTYYESRGKINEAEEQIRMHTKNKEQVDHLLNEIHDKVTELKIQLNSLKDRLQIEFKVDIESLMEREPDIELNAEELKQKAERYRNRIDTYGEINPMAMEAFNEMKQRHDFIVSQKTDLMNAKTSLMETIGEIENTAKTQFLSAFSSIKENFIRTFKSLFTEEDECDLILENQDNILESKIQIIAKPKGKRPQIIDQLSGGEKTLTAISLLFALYLYKPAPFCILDEVDAPLDDANITKFNKIIRDFSERSQFVLVTHNKQTMAAVDVIYGITMQEEGVSKVVPVDFRSLN
- a CDS encoding glutamine--tRNA ligase/YqeY domain fusion protein, with product MSENYKAENFLEEIVESFVKRGNNDGRVMTRFPPEPNGYLHIGHAKSICLNFGLAQKFEGQTNLRFDDTNPETEETEYVDSIKEDITWLGFKWTNEYYASDYFDQLYGFAMTLIKKGCAYVDDLSAEEIAASKGTPNEPGKKSPHRNRSIEENLNLFERMQKGEFQEGEKVLRAKIDMASPNMQLRDPIMYRIKYVAHHRTGTKWCIYPMYDFAHGQSDSIEKITHSICTLEFEVHRPLYEWFIEKLEIFPSRQYEFARLNMTYTVMSKRKLLELVNEKMVTGWDDPRMPTLSGFRRRGYTPESIHTFCDKIGVQRRENTIDVELLEFCVREDLNKKALRKMAVFDPVKLIITNYPETQSEDLIGENNPDIENGGGTRLLPFSRELWIEREDFMENPSKKFFRLGVGLTVRLKNAYIITCESFTKDESGNIQEIHCTYLPESKSGNDTTGLHVKGTIHWVNALHALSAKLLLYDRLFLVENPDGQIEDFKSYINPDSLKIVENAFVEPSLKNARFGESYQFIRKGYFCLDKDSKEDNLIFNRTVTLKDSWAKEAK